A part of Deltaproteobacteria bacterium genomic DNA contains:
- a CDS encoding aminotransferase class III-fold pyridoxal phosphate-dependent enzyme: MSLSDVKRYDREYVIHSWSVQSTLDPLVISKTQGVYMWDENGKRYIDMTSQLINQNIGHQHPKVVEAIRKQAEKVCFVAPGVAYESRSFLGKALAEVTPGDLKKFFFTLGGADANENAVKMARAYTKKWKIVTRYRSYHGATYGAIALSGDPRRPPVEPAMPGVVRVFDPYCYRCSFGLT, translated from the coding sequence ATGAGCCTAAGCGATGTTAAACGGTATGACCGGGAATACGTTATACATTCCTGGAGCGTTCAATCGACCCTGGATCCTTTGGTTATCTCCAAAACCCAAGGAGTTTACATGTGGGATGAGAACGGGAAACGCTATATAGACATGACGTCCCAACTCATCAACCAAAACATCGGCCACCAGCACCCTAAGGTTGTAGAGGCCATCAGGAAGCAGGCCGAGAAGGTCTGCTTTGTTGCTCCCGGCGTGGCCTACGAGTCCCGTTCCTTCTTGGGAAAGGCTTTGGCGGAAGTCACTCCCGGTGATTTGAAAAAATTCTTTTTTACCCTCGGAGGGGCCGACGCCAACGAAAATGCCGTAAAAATGGCCCGGGCTTACACCAAGAAATGGAAGATCGTCACCCGCTACCGCTCCTATCACGGGGCTACTTATGGGGCCATTGCCTTGTCGGGAGATCCGCGGAGGCCGCCCGTTGAACCCGCCATGCCCGGGGTCGTTCGGGTCTTCGATCCTTATTGCTACCGCTGTTCATTCGGGCTTACT